catcatatacatatatgtattccattcattgaattcagatcgttaattgtgactttcgtattcgtattacgGGTCGATgtatccatctacatgtaaccacattACTGGACGACAGGGACATTAGCGACACTCTTACGCGTCAACTGAGTCCTGGCTTTACGTATTCACATATCAttgtattcgtattagtcacaattacttcacttccttcagcatttcaaattttcatcattttataaaattcatgcatttaataatcgtttttcttttaaatcaagcatgcaacatatcttttaacgttaacattttatcataaaattccataaacattttaaataatcattttaacatataaaacatcattcaggacactgccatgacgtttactattttcaggtgtaaaatgaccgttttacccctagacataaaatttcacgatttttaattttttcttatttacgTTGACTATAGaccatctcaaataattatttaagcttaaattaaatttctcatatttttatttagcttaaatttgaGGCCTTCttattatttcttaattattaattcgtagagcgtttaattcccgaattaattcaaactttattataaaattccCAACTTTTAAACATAGatgttttatatttaattagccctcgtgaactatGATTCAGCTCCCGTTGAACCACGTTTCAAACCTAAGCCATTTAAACCCTAAGTTCGAACCATATACGTAACCCTCGAACCATCTCCCTTTTCTCTTGAGCCGCACCCGAGCCAAGCCCTTCCCAGACCCCCTTTATGGATCCTAATAGACCCACTGGACCCCTAGGATTCGACCCTAGCCCGAGCCGAAGCCACCTATATAAGAAGAAAGTTGCGGCCGAGAACCCTATGTACACTAGGACTTTTGTAACTTGGCTAGAACCTTAACCATCGAGCCAGCCCCTGACCCAGCCCCTCGTGAACCCACTCAGGACCCTAGAGACCTAGCGTAGCCCACCCCTAACCACCCTTGCTGACCTACAAGTCCCTGCGCATAGCTACATCCCTCTACAAGTCGTGGGTAGAGTCCTAGCtcgctaggactccttcccagccacTGTGCttgagtcctagcgtggctaggactcctctctTGACCCAACCATGTCCCAGTCCAGCCCTGGTGGTGCCAAAGCCAAGCCATGCACCCTGGTTCCCCTCAACCAAGCCTTAAGACACAAAACATGCGATATTAGGTTCCATCTTATTCCAGCTTCGTGTGCAGCTTATAATGTTCATCGTAGGACCTTTAACTCATGTAAAAACGACCCATAAACaatccctaatcatggcagccctttcaTGTAAATAATTCTCAAGTTTTGGATAAAAAATCATGCTTTAAACCAATGTGTatgcataaaaatgaaaataataaaagggatacttgtttttcatgcaaatcattttcaaatacatattttgggtgtgatagatgagaaaaagaataattatgacgtgcctttgcgtattttatgCACAAAAATCCTTTGACTATGCGAAGAACGGCAACGAGAAAACCTTGGCTGAAATACCATGAAAAATTCGAAACTTTTCCCTTGAAAATATGTTTGTGCCGTGTGATGTTTGAAGGGAAAAAGAGTCTTGTGAGTTTAGGGGTGAGGGGCGTGTAGTTTATAAATTAATGGGTAGAATTTTGGGCTTAATATTAGATAATACAACTTTCCAGCAAGCTTGGGCCCATTAGTATGCTACAATAGGCCCAATAAGCCCAAAAGTGCCTTTAAGAAttatttcgtttaggaaagttcatgaaattattagccgagttgtcaaaacgtttgtatttttgttgaaaatcgaataccgataACATTTACGTCTCGacttataaaatcacctcaaaactccttattttcaaaaataacaaaaagcatcaaccttattttaaataattaaaaacaattatttaataaaaatatttttcattttccagccctcggtttccgttcctcgatcgcaactcgaataacctttaaaaatatattttaatgaattcaAGCAGAAAActactgaaaaataatataaacatatcaaacataattaatttagcaattaaaatcattcaATTAGCTATTTCCCATTGtctctagatttgcatgcagttggattacgtcttcttaattttttggatcttacaattcctccctcccttaaataatatttggcactcgaaattagaacttaccaaATAGCTCCGGATAGTGACTCCTCAAGTTCCTCtaggtttcccaagtagcttcttcctccgagtgatttagccacttgaccttggggaatgactttgtttcggagtcttctttcttACCTACCCAAGATTTGTATATGCCATTCTTTAgaagtcatatttggagtcaattgcaggggttcatgatttagtacatgtgaagagttcgacatgtactttcgcagcatcgagataTGAAACACATTGTGCACTCCTGATAGCATCGGTGACAGtgccactctataggctagtgtttcaatcctctccaaaatctcaaatggccttatgaatcttggactaagtttgTCTTTCTTGCAAAatcgcataacacctttcataggtgctattttcacaaatacatggtctcccactgcaaactctagctcTCTTCGTCGCTTGTCGGCATAATTTttctgtcggctttgtgcagtcttcattctatctcgaattttgactactagctcgACTGTCTGCTCGATCACATCAGGACCAatttctcttctttcaccaatctcgtcccaatgaataggtgatctacattttcttccatatagTGCCTCATAAAGAGCCATCCTTatagatgattgatagctattattgtagagcccaaattcaatacacgtaaaacccatgcatatatttagttgttaaattatttaaataaattaaattgattatagcgatgcatgatttatttaactgcattattttaaaattatttatgtttatgagatggacgttaaaatgttttcttgagtttcatgtttcaggcgattattcgacgCGGGATTGAAGAAAAGAGACCGATGATGATTTTGGCgatttttaaatgtggtattttattttaaatcaagaaagtgacattttaaatgattcattaagttttaagcattttgaagcctaatttattcatttagtgattttaggattttaaaacttttaaagtttagtaTTTGTGCATTCTATTTTAAATTAGGGGATTTTGTTAAAGATTAGTAGgggttagtattttaaataactTGTTGGTtgagttagtattttaattatcttgTTAATCATCTAATTAAGCAATTTCATTCCCTAATCAAGTTTAAACTCAAGCACACACACACTTTCTCACACACTTAAACCGAtcggcacacacacacacatttctttacactttcatttcatttttaaaagaaaaacctagggttctaagaaCCAAGAGTAGCCGCCCCTTTCCTATGCATTTTTCCATCAATTCTCGCCATTTTCTTCgagaaaatcgagccacaattcgttccggatcaaccctcgcatcaTCCCTGCTTCGGTATCGTTGTTTCGGTAACTTTAAAAATCAAAAGGcgtgtatattctttcgttcaTGCATCGATCTCGTTATAGCGCATGTTCttatgtttattatgtgtaaaaatccatgtatgttgtgcaaaatttgagcaaaaattggttggatcgattttgaaatgatttaagATCTGAAAACCCGAattctgctgtcatttcgatttCTGCGAAAATTCATTCAactttctggaaaaacttttagcatataaaacatagtactctttgataccttcgatttgacagtaaagtcgtaatttttggacaagaaacgagtgagttatgattgttttcgtgggactgctcaaactgcatttttatgaaattgtgttcttgacgtgttcttgaagtttatttgttgcaggcttcgttgggaaccgtcgggtgatcgctgctgcatttAGGTATATGGAGTATGATTTTGAGACGAGTTTTGatgcttcgtttcataccaatagtccttggttgcattagaagtcgtaagaAACATTTGGTGTCAAAAATTtgagtttatgggttttattgcgTGGCGTGTGGTGAGTCGTTTCTGTGGGGACGTTTGGGAcgtttttatggagtcgagtcagtGTCATAGCGTCCTAAGATGAGTCTTGATGTGTTATTTCACGGTCCGTATGATCGAGTTAGGAGGATTAAGCCACAAGTGTAGTGATTTCCGTCGGTTTACCATTTTCGTAGTTACACGGACCCGAAGCCGGACCTGTCACGGGGTCGGTGCCATTGTTTCTTTTGAAGTGTGAAATTTCAGAGTCTACATGGACCTAGACCCGGATGTGTACACACGGTCCGTGTCTTCACTTCATATAGGGTTTGTTTTGGGGTTCGTTGTCATGGATTTGTACGATGATTAAAAGAGGTAGAGTCCCGAGAGATTTAGGCCAtctccaaccacaaaatctattttagtgcaaattttacactaaaatagtgcgatttctgcaccaaatacaacatccatctgcaacccatttacttcaaattttaataccaaaaagaatattctcgaaatattctttttattttacatatattaattattatattttatttaatatatttaaattatgattaaGGTTTTATTATTAGtaaattgaaataataatatttaagtttataattttaattatataacataaattaacgtaaattatttaaattgaaaaatatgaatacAAATTCAAATACAATACAGATACAACTTCAAATATAATAAGAATACaactttaaaaatttgaatGACTATATTCATCCCACAAATGATCAATTAAAGCATTTTATAGTGCGAAGTGAGCATTTTTGTCTTTTATTCTTTATATAGACTGAAAAACTCTTGAAATTTGATATGCTCATCAACAGCCATTTCTACGTCCGGAGTTGGTGCTTCTCTCGCATCTTGAATGAGTGCACAGAGATCACGTTCATCTTCGATAATCATATTGTGCATTATGATACATGATTTCATTGTGTCATGTAAATGACGTTTCTTCCAATGCCACAATTGCAAATCGTGATTGAAGAACGCCAAATGCGCGTTCCACGTCTTTTCTACATGATTTTTGTTTCAttgcaaaatatttctttttcggACCCCTTGGATCATGAATACTTTGCACAATAGTTGACCATTTTGGATAAATACCATCAGCTAAATAATATCCCATATCATATTCTTTTTGTCCAATTCTATAATGAGCAGTAGGAGCAATACCTTGTGCAAGATTGGAGAATAGATCGGACGCCTCCAAAACATTTATGTCATTATTGGATCCGGGAATACAAAAATATGCATGCCATATCCAAAGATCGTAATCAGCTACTGCTTCTAAAATGATTGTTGGAGAACCACTACGACCTGCATATTGACCCGCCCAAGCCGTGGAGCAATTTTTCCACTTTCAGTGCATACAGTCGAGACTTCCCAACATCCCCGAGAATCCTCGTTGTTCACCAATATAAAGTAGTCTGGCAACATCATTGGATGTAGGTGATCTCAAGTATTGTTCCGCAAAAACTTCCACTATAGCCCGACAAAACCGTTGCATACACTCAATTGCAGTAGATTC
This genomic interval from Primulina huaijiensis isolate GDHJ02 chromosome 14, ASM1229523v2, whole genome shotgun sequence contains the following:
- the LOC140957934 gene encoding uncharacterized protein, coding for MNSHFQSHVSSSSSSSLSENEDETQNDCINIVEHFENKRKAILNDIAQEQELVVAYIIQQEQGTHRGSIRGHVVIHRDREIADRNLLNDYFAENPTYNESMFRRRFRMSRNLFLRIVVVVKNHDAYFTQRNDDATDEYIKIGESTAIECMQRFCRAIVEVFAEQYLRSPTSNDVARLLYIGEQRGFSGMLGSLDCRSGSPTIILEAVADYDLWIWHAYFCIPGSNNDINVLEASDLFSNLAQGIAPTAHYRIGQKEYDMGYYLADGIYPKWSTIVQSIHDPRGPKKKYFAMKQKSCRKDVERAFGVLQSRFAIVALEETSFT